A single Oncorhynchus gorbuscha isolate QuinsamMale2020 ecotype Even-year unplaced genomic scaffold, OgorEven_v1.0 Un_scaffold_1245, whole genome shotgun sequence DNA region contains:
- the LOC124021898 gene encoding ubiquitin-conjugating enzyme E2 K-like isoform X1, translating to MANIAVQRIKREFKEVLKSEETSKNQIKVDLVDENFTELRGEIAGPPDTPYEGGRFQLEIKIPETYPFNPPKVRFITKIWHPNISSVTGAICLDILKDQWAAAMTLRTVLLSLQALLAAAEPDDPQDAVVANQVPV from the exons ATGGCGAATATAGCGGTCCAGAGGATCAAACGGGAGTTCAAAGAAGTCCTGAAAAGCGAAGAG ACGAGTAAAAACCAGATCAAGGTGGATCTGGTAGATGAGAACTTCACAGAGCTGCGAGGAGAGATCGCAGGACCACCAGACACGCCGTACGAAG GTGGCAGATTTCAACTGGAAATCAAAATCCCAGAAACGTATCCCTTTAACCCTCCCAAG gtgaggTTCATCACTAAGATCTGGCACCCCAACATCAGCTCAGTAACAGGAGCCATCTGTCTGGACATCCTCAAAGACCAGTG GGCAGCAGCGATGACTCTGAGGACAGTACTGTTGTCCCTCCAGGCTCTTCTGGCTGCAGCTGAACCAGACGACCCCCAGGATGCAGTAGTGGCCAATCAG GTACCGGTGTGA
- the LOC124021898 gene encoding ubiquitin-conjugating enzyme E2 K-like isoform X2, whose product MANIAVQRIKREFKEVLKSEETSKNQIKVDLVDENFTELRGEIAGPPDTPYEGGRFQLEIKIPETYPFNPPKVRFITKIWHPNISSVTGAICLDILKDQWAAAMTLRTVLLSLQALLAAAEPDDPQDAVVANQNAVIAALSSKSWEVETATELLLNN is encoded by the exons ATGGCGAATATAGCGGTCCAGAGGATCAAACGGGAGTTCAAAGAAGTCCTGAAAAGCGAAGAG ACGAGTAAAAACCAGATCAAGGTGGATCTGGTAGATGAGAACTTCACAGAGCTGCGAGGAGAGATCGCAGGACCACCAGACACGCCGTACGAAG GTGGCAGATTTCAACTGGAAATCAAAATCCCAGAAACGTATCCCTTTAACCCTCCCAAG gtgaggTTCATCACTAAGATCTGGCACCCCAACATCAGCTCAGTAACAGGAGCCATCTGTCTGGACATCCTCAAAGACCAGTG GGCAGCAGCGATGACTCTGAGGACAGTACTGTTGTCCCTCCAGGCTCTTCTGGCTGCAGCTGAACCAGACGACCCCCAGGATGCAGTAGTGGCCAATCAG aaCGCTGTAATCGCTGCCTTGTCTTCTAAATCCTGGGAGGTGGAGACGGCGACAGAACTACTCCTTAACAACTGA